One window from the genome of Sulfodiicoccus acidiphilus encodes:
- the pyrC gene encoding dihydroorotase: MRVSGKCYLEGRGLVEACIEFDRVIRKVRSHCVPDLTLRSDELLMPGSVDLHVHVRGLGLSYKEDVSSATSEAAYGGVTLVGDMPNTHPYLNTAEAVLEKLREMERSRIDFVVYAGVGSETKKLDAMPIAGYKVFPEDLERPELEDVLSSSKLKILHPEVPNSLQGQRTLRALWQELASLRLVRGRFHVTHCTSKETVELAHGSGFTADLTPHHLLLHESDCWDKVNPPLRDETTRRALWDSLWVAEAVVSDHAPHLPEEKRWHYDICPPGIAAISFTTPFIYSLVFRGVLSVDRAVQLLSKGPATILGLKMGEIAEGFAANFTVVRREYWRYSTAYTKASHTPLDGYPLNARVTMTFVQGKVAFDGGEVYPVRGVNAIA, translated from the coding sequence TTGAGAGTCTCAGGGAAATGCTACCTTGAGGGTAGGGGTTTGGTGGAGGCGTGCATCGAGTTCGATAGGGTCATTAGGAAGGTGCGCTCTCACTGCGTTCCCGACCTCACACTGAGAAGCGACGAACTCCTGATGCCGGGCTCAGTGGACCTTCACGTTCACGTGAGGGGTCTCGGGTTGAGCTACAAGGAGGACGTTTCGAGTGCGACCAGCGAGGCCGCGTACGGAGGGGTGACGCTAGTTGGTGACATGCCTAACACTCATCCCTACCTCAACACAGCGGAGGCGGTCCTTGAGAAGTTGAGGGAGATGGAGAGAAGTAGGATCGACTTCGTGGTCTACGCCGGCGTCGGGAGCGAAACGAAGAAGCTAGATGCGATGCCCATCGCTGGTTATAAGGTCTTCCCAGAGGACTTAGAGAGGCCAGAGTTAGAGGACGTGCTCTCTTCCTCGAAACTCAAGATTCTACATCCAGAGGTTCCTAACTCGCTCCAGGGACAGAGGACCCTCAGGGCTCTCTGGCAAGAGCTGGCGTCCCTGAGGTTGGTAAGGGGCAGATTTCACGTCACCCACTGCACCTCTAAGGAGACAGTGGAACTAGCTCACGGCTCTGGATTCACTGCAGACCTGACTCCTCACCACCTATTACTCCACGAGTCGGACTGTTGGGACAAGGTCAATCCTCCCTTGAGAGACGAGACAACAAGACGAGCCCTCTGGGACTCGCTCTGGGTGGCAGAGGCCGTTGTCAGTGATCACGCACCTCATTTGCCGGAGGAGAAGAGGTGGCACTACGACATTTGTCCTCCTGGGATAGCCGCAATTTCCTTCACCACTCCTTTCATTTACTCCCTCGTATTTAGGGGGGTCCTGAGCGTGGATAGGGCGGTCCAACTGCTATCTAAGGGCCCCGCTACCATACTGGGGTTGAAGATGGGTGAGATCGCTGAGGGCTTCGCGGCCAACTTCACGGTTGTTAGGCGAGAATATTGGCGCTACTCCACTGCCTACACCAAGGCCTCTCACACCCCATTGGATGGCTATCCCTTGAATGCTAGAGTAACTATGACGTTCGTCCAAGGTAAGGTGGCCTTCGACGGTGGAGAAGTTTATCCCGTGAGAGGGGTGAACGCTATTGCCTGA